One Manihot esculenta cultivar AM560-2 chromosome 6, M.esculenta_v8, whole genome shotgun sequence DNA segment encodes these proteins:
- the LOC122723889 gene encoding uncharacterized mitochondrial protein AtMg00310-like yields the protein MAFGGVGDKREGRRGTNWLAWENMCSKKKEGGMGFRDFRSFNLSLLGKKLWRFLTNPNTLCCRVFKAKYFPNSDLFFANVSNGASFVWKSVMASKELIRRGTRWRVGNGKKILVASAPWILKEDTFLVDDGPDFIEPHLHVCDFFEGNGRVWNIALLIEIFSSRDIRAIISISISITNKEDSFLWYFDKRGVYTVKSAYFVCMDLLGRSSFNVGG from the exons ATGGCTTTTGGTGGGGTGGGGGATAAAAGAGAAGGGCGGAGGGGTACTAATTGGCTAGCGTGGGAGAATATGTGTAGTAAAAAGAAGGAAGGAGGTATGGGGTTTCGGGACTTTAGGAGTTTTAATTTATCTTTACTTGGCAAAAAACTGTGGAGGTTCTTAACAAATCCTAATACTCTTTGTTGTAGAGTGTTTAAAGCAAAATACTTTCCAAATAGTGATTTATTTTTTGCCAATGTAAGTAATGGTGCTAGCTTTGTTTGGAAAAGTGTGATGGCATCAAAGGAGTTAATTCGAAGGGGTACAAGGTGGAGGGTGGGTAATGGAAAGAAGATTTTAGtggcttcagctccctggattcTTAAGGAGGATACCTTTCTTGTGGATGATGGCCCCGATTTTATTGAACCACATCTGCATGTTTGTGATTTTTTTGAAGGTAATGGGAGGGTTTGGAACATTGCTCTTTTAATAGAGATTTTTTCTTCAAGAGATATCAGGGCTATTATTAGTATTTCTATTAGTATTACCAATAAGGAAGATTCTTTCTTGTGGTACTTTGATAAAAGAGGTGTGTATACGGTGAAGTCCGCATACTTTGTGTGTATGGACTTGCTAGGAAGATCATCTTTTAATGTGGGAG GATAA
- the LOC110617984 gene encoding uncharacterized protein LOC110617984, whose protein sequence is MGFRNHNNGTLEDSNLVQIPTVGSFFTWEKGRESNNLVREKLDRALATEDWARKFTNVVCSVVHVPRSDHKPLVINTAPKDNRGDRRRFRFDNVWLRDEGLAKVVKGAWVNSIPRNLLMKRDDLVSILSLWGRSRNREFWQKKKTIQRLLDNGPSTISHASLKEDWNRLLEQEEARLK, encoded by the exons atgggtttccggaATCACAACAACGGC ACACTTGAGGACAGTAATCTTGTTCAAATACCCACTGTTGGCTCTTTCTTCACATGGGAGAAGGGTAGGGAGTCGAATAATCTGGTTAGAGAGAAGCTTGATAGAGCCCTTGCTACTGAGGACTGGGCTCGTAAATTCACTAATGTTGTCTGCTCGGTTGTTCATGTTCCTAGATCGGATCACAAACCGTTGGTGATTAATACAGCTCCTAAGGATAATAGGGGAGATAGAAGGAGATTTCGATTTGATAATGTATGGTTACGTGATGAGGGTCTGGCTAAGGTTGTTAAAGGAGCTTGGGTTAATTCTATACCACGCAATCTTTTGATGAAACGTGATGATTTAGTTTCTATTCTTTCGTTGTGGGGTAGGAGTAGAAATAGAGAATTTTGGCAAAAGAAGAAGACTATACAGAGATTATTGGATAATGGGCCCAGTACTATTTCTCATGCCTCTTTAAAGGAAGATTGGAATCGTCTCCTTGAGCAAGAAGAAGCTAGACTTAAATAA